In Cololabis saira isolate AMF1-May2022 chromosome 1, fColSai1.1, whole genome shotgun sequence, the following proteins share a genomic window:
- the LOC133447279 gene encoding transcription factor JunB-like, whose translation MSTIMEQPFYDDSFLSAYGHPGAAIPDYKLLKQNMNLNFSDCYRSSSVKPPPRELFPPGPQGPQQGPDPPGSLRLASPELERLIIHSSSGLVTPTPGPGTFLYSRGITEEQEGFADGFVKALDDLHKMNQMGPPNVALHGPGGGPGGASVFQPELEYATLSNCSNNPGYPSGTISYLPPHHHQYQPQGPHGPHHGPHHFQQQQQLPLPGAHRYAGLKEEPQTVPDMQSSDGGSPPMSPIDMESQERVKAERKRLRNRLAASKCRRRKLERIARLEDKVKLLKADNAGLAGTADALRGQVATLKSKVLTHVNSGCQLLLAPKVKSY comes from the coding sequence atgtccacaatAATGGAACAACCTTTTTATGACGACTCGTTTCTCTCTGCTTATGGCCATCCAGGCGCAGCCATACCGGACTACAAGCTGCTCAAGCAGAATATGAACTTGAACTTCTCCGACTGCTATCGGAGCTCGTCAGTGAAGCCCCCTCCCAGAGAGCTGTTCCCCCCCGGCCCCCAGGGCCCCCAGCAGGGCCCCGACCCCCCGGGCTCCCTCAGGCTCGCCTCCCCGGAGCTGGAGCGGCTGATCATCCACAGCAGCAGCGGGCTGGTGACCCCCACCCCCGGCCCCGGCACCTTCCTCTACAGCCGCGGCATCACGGAGGAGCAGGAGGGCTTCGCGGACGGATTCGTGAAGGCGCTGGACGACCTGCACAAGATGAACCAGATGGGGCCCCCGAACGTGGCCCTGCACGGCCCCGGGGGGGGCCCCGGCGGGGCCTCCGTGTTCCAGCCGGAGCTGGAGTACGCCACTCTGAGCAACTGCTCCAATAACCCCGGATACCCGTCCGGCACCATCAGCTACctgcccccccaccaccaccagtaCCAGCCCCAGGGCCCCCACGGCCCCCACCACGGCCCGCACCacttccagcagcagcagcagctcccccTCCCCGGGGCGCACCGCTACGCCGGGCTGAAGGAGGAGCCGCAGACGGTCCCCGACATGCAGAGCAGCGACGGCGGCTCCCCGCCCATGTCCCCCATCGACATGGAGAGCCAGGAGCGCGTCAAGGCGGAGCGCAAGCGGCTGCGGAACCGGCTGGCCGCGTCCAAGTGCCGGCGGCGCAAGCTGGAGCGCATCGCGCGGCTGGAGGACAAGGTGAAGCTGCTGAAGGCGGACAACGCGGGGCTGGCCGGCACCGCGGACGCGCTGCGGGGCCAGGTGGCGACGCTCAAGAGCAAGGTGCTCACGCACGTCAACAGCGGCTGCCAGCTGCTGCTGGCGCCCAAAGTCAAGTCCTACTGA